A window of the Phaseolus vulgaris cultivar G19833 chromosome 5, P. vulgaris v2.0, whole genome shotgun sequence genome harbors these coding sequences:
- the LOC137835440 gene encoding protein E6-like, producing the protein MTPTSSLPFTFIPHMASFGNLLSFFLLFLLLVSPQIQAREPKFFSLFSHFRTIYNVKDPLHKTKVESPALAPGPVTFEPASAPGPALEPVSAPAPEPALEPVSAPAPSVEQAIGSTIPSGPAPEPEFSESGEGYGLYGRASYNQYSPTKETPTTTTTNFELLNEDFNDESYKTGYPKTKFYSSSSNNNNEEFRHNVNYNEEFRNNANNNEEFRNNDNNNEEFRNNANKYEEFRNNVNNNEELSINDNNNEEYRSTYSGGYASNSNDRFSNNNYNDKGNYHNNNNYEGKREGMSDTRFLEKGKYYYNVNTVNENYNLNGYESGRGSTAENEGYYEKSQYPNEFDTMEEYEKQQEEQGYTP; encoded by the coding sequence TGGGAACCTGTTATCTTTCTTTTTGCTCTTCCTGCTTCTTGTCTCACCCCAAATTCAAGCCAGAGAACCCAAGTTTTTCAGCTTGTTCTCCCATTTCAGAACCATCTACAATGTCAAAGACCCTCTCCACAAAACTAAAGTTGAATCTCCAGCGTTAGCACCAGGACCAGTAACATTTGAACCAGCATCAGCACCAGGACCAGCACTTGAACCAGTATCAGCACCAGCGCCAGAACCAGCACTCGAACCAGTATCAGCACCAGCACCTTCGGTTGAACAAGCAATTGGGTCAACAATACCATCCGGGCCAGCACCGGAGCCTGAATTTTCAGAAAGCGGAGAGGGTTATGGTCTGTATGGCAGGGCCTCTTATAACCAATACTCTCCCACCAAGGAGACTCCTACCACCACCACCACAAACTTTGAGCTTCTCAATGAAGACTTCAATGATGAGAGCTACAAAACAGGCTACCCCAAAACCAAATTCTAtagcagcagcagcaacaacaacaaTGAAGAGTTCAGACATAATGTCAACTACAATGAAGAATTCAGAAACAATGCCAACAACAATGAAGAGTTCAGAAACAATGACAACAATAATGAAGAGTTCAGAAACAATGCCAACAAGTATGAAGAGTTCAGAAACAATGTCAACAACAACGAAGAGTTAAGCATCAATGACAACAATAATGAAGAGTACAGGAGCACATACAGCGGTGGCTACGCAAGCAACTCCAACGACCGGTTCTCTAACAACAACTACAATGACAAGGGAAATtaccacaacaacaacaactatGAGGGGAAGAGAGAAGGAATGAGTGACACAAGGTTCCTGGAGAAGGGTAAGTACTATTATAATGTGAACACTGTTAATGAGAATTATAACCTTAATGGGTACGAATCAGGGAGAGGGAGTACTGCTGAAAATGAAGGTTACTATGAGAAAAGTCAGTATCCAAATGAGTTTGACACCATGGAAGAGTACGAGAAGCAGCAGGAAGAACAAGGTTACACGCCTTGA